The window tcactgtgtgtgtgtgtgttctctgtgcgTGTTCTCTGTGcgtgttctctgtgtgtgtgtgtgttctctgtgcgTGTTCTCTGTGCGTGTTCTCTGTGCGTGTTCACCGTGCGTGTTTCAGACTTGCTGCAGCTGTAAGAAGAAGGGGGCGTGTGTCGGCTGTTAcgtcaggagctgcaggaggacggTTCACTTCCCCTgcgggaggaagaagaagttcATCTCTCAGTTCAGTGGCCTTTTCCCGTGAGTgtcgaccacacacacactttcattcactcGTATCACGAGTCACCCTCTGTCTTCTACAAGGATCTTTTCATCCACCTGTGGTCTGTGCTACGAAGCTGGGTTTGCACTTATcggtaaatcaccatggtaacttgaACAGCTCACCTGCTCCAGGCTAAGTCAAACTGTTGTGTAATAACAATATAAGTACAAACAGctgatccagaataaaagaaacagtcaCAGCTGCTAAACGCAGGAAGAACATCTGGTAAAACCTCTGATTGTGACAATGTGTAAGTTACAGAGACGCTATTTGCCACACGGATCCTCTAAGAAcgatgatgtcatgtttcacaGGAATagattggtcagtgggcggagcttctATACGGCTTGATCTCTTTTCTCCAACctaacctggagcaggtcagctgtgcagcataagttaccatggCAATTTAGGAATAGGAAgtgaacgagcttcgtaggactgaaaactctgaactaaacctgaagttttACCTCGATACAGCAAATCCTGATTGGTAGTTCAGGCCTCTGAAGAGTGTTTGATCCAGATGCTGGATTCTTCTGCAGCAggacacaaacaggaggaaCAACAGCTGCGTGGTTGATTTGAGATTTCACACGTGGGTGTGTTGTCTGGGTAAAGATGTAAAATACACTCTGCCATGAGTTCACTGCCATCCTCCATTATCTTCACTTCGGCATTTTATTGCTGCCACAGTATGATTACATCTAAGCAATCAtatttttagggttagggttagtttttaacaacagaggatgttgcaccttgttaagatctaagagacaaattatgatttgtgaatacTGGCTAAACAAATAGAATCAGTGAAGCTGAAATCAGTTAAAGAGACTtcaaagttattaaaaaccagagtttatctccaatattcagcaggaaaccttAAAATATGAAGAGTTGAAGTGTGATACTCAAGCATTAGACGTTACCTCCTCAAAAAGGGTTTGTCACTGACGGACGGGATCGGTTGGGCCCGGAAGGATCCACCTGTCGGAACCTTCGTTTTTCGAAGACGTGAGGATGTCGGGATGAAGGagtctttaaaatgtctggTCAGCCACTGTGATGTAAGAAGTCTTTGAATGCAGCCTCTGAACTGAGATAACTccgttttatttgtataaaatcataacctataatatatataatcataatCTTTTATTGCCATTTAACACACGTCAGCAAACATAAATTAAACTCAACTTAAAGGGCTCCAGCAGTTTCTGCTGGACGTCTAAGCTTagcagctcagtgtctctgtccatGTGTCTCGGTCCTCTGCGACTGTCTCCCAGTGTCCCGTGTGTCTCCCAGTTAGGCAGCTCAGTCGCTGCCTTTTAAACGTGAGGACcgatcagctaacagctctcccCTGTgctgaaggtgctctcccagcccccccacctccacagcCTCCATGTTGAAGTCTGGTATAAAAATATGCAAAGATTCTCGACCTCTGTCTTCAGGAGGTCTTCACACAGACATGAGGGACAGAGACGCTCAGAGAGTTTGAACCCCTGTGGTTTCTGTCTGCAGGTCGTATTGTCCGGATCACAGTCCCActcagtctctgtgtgtgggctCAGACCTCAGTCTGCCTCAGTCCTGCTCCGTCTGTTTGGACACCATCGACCCCGTCCTGTCCTACTCCGTCCTCAAATGTCCGTGCTGCCACGCCAGCTGGTTCCACAGGGAGTGTGTACAGGTAGTGAACCGAGTCTTTCTggaacagagctgcagtttacCTGCAGTTAGGTTTGTGTACAGCTTTGTGTCACGTTGTAGCAggatgttattgttttattaacttCCTGTGTGTTCGTATCGGTGACAGCGTCAGGCCCACAGCGCtggcctcttcttcttcagatgtaCTCTCTGTAACAACAAGGAGAGCTTCCAGGAGGAGATGCTCAGGATGGGAATCTACATCCCGGAGAGGTAACGTGATCATCAACACACTGATGACTTTCAGAAAGCTCAAGTCAATGATgacaatgtttttgttgttgaggCATCATCTTCTTTTCCGATGTTCCACGTCTCTGGAAGAGCCTGAAGCCGCTCTGCATGTAAATAcagttgaccaatcagatggagccctgccGCCCTCGATAATAGATTCCAGATATTCAGGTTGTTGACGGGCTGTTCAGACTTTTTCTGCAAAGAGAATTTCCTGCCGCCTCCCAACAAAACTCGAGTCCAGTGGAAACTGTTAGTGGTCACGTTTGTCCCGGGTCAAATTGATTTCTATTAGCggttgtcgtccatcttgatttaGAGTTTATGTACAGACACCTTCACATTAACTGAGACATTTCTAATCAGGTTAAATATGGGATTGTGGGTCGAGGCAGCTGGAAGCCAAGCAGAACAAACTGACGTCGGTTTCCTGATTCATTCTGTCTCTGCTTCCTGCAGAGATGCTTCATGGGAGTTGGAGGCCAACGCATATtctgagctgctggaggttTACAACCACTGTGACGCTGTCACCTGCCTCTGCAATGACGGACCCACACACTCCGCAAAGACCGGGTACAACCTCCTCTCCTACACTGACATGAACGCACAGCAGAGACATTAAGGAGAGAGACGCGTCAGTGTAAGACACTGTAGTGGAAATGCTCTGTTTTTGGCTCCAGGTGGTTTGAGGTGATTCGCTGTCGACTGTGTGGATCCAGAGGAACTCACAGGAAATGTTCGGGGCTGAAGCTGCACACCAGAGACTGGGCCTGCAGCGACTGCACACAGGCTACGGACGGGAAAGGTCTCAGTTACTTTCTttgttgtcagcaggattatgcaaaaaacactCAGaggattttcatgaaactttgtggaggaGGCGAGCAGACGAGGAAGAACTGTTGTGAGGTAGATCTGGATCGGGGGGGCAGATATTTCTTTAACAAAGTGAGACATTTTGAAATACTTcttctcagaataattcatagatcttgatgacaCACACCTGACATATTTAGAGGAGTGACCTTTATGAGTGTGTATGAGGGGGAACGAGATCTACTGAGTGACCAACATCCACCAGCTGATTTTTACAGTTTAGTTATTCATCAGACTGACGTGTATGAGTTTCCCCTCAGAGTGAATCTTTCTAAGCATCTGCTCCGTCTCCGTCTACAAACTGACGTGAAGTCACAGTTTAGGAACCTGAATACTTCTTACTCTATACCTGAATACATTATACCTGAATACTTCTTACCCTTTCTTTATACCTGAATACACTTATACCTGAATACTTTATACCTGAATACTTCTTACTTTATACCTGAATACATTATACATGAATACTTCTTACTTTATACCTGAATACATTATACCTGAATACTTCTTACTTTATACCTGAATACTCTATACCTGAATACTTCTTACATTATACCTGAATACTTTAGTGAACACACTTGGATGATGCAAAGCGACCTTGGGAACATCCTTTAATGTGGTTACTAAATCTTGAGCACCTCCTGTAGACTGTATGTGAACCATGAGCTTTTGTCTCGTCCAGCCTCCCTGGTTGCGTCTCCTCAGAGCGCTCCAAGAAAGAGTCTGCTGTCCAAACGCCACCTGTCCCCCATCCACTCCTCCATCAGCTGTAAAAGGTACACAAATCGAACGCACCCGTTGGTAGTGTCCCTTCTCTGGACGTATTCTGCTGAGTGATCCTGACCTCACCGCTCTCAGGGGGCGATGGCCAATCAGAAAAGGGCTCACACAAAGTTCAAGTGAAAGTTGAAGCTAAAGAAGCTACAGTCTTAGCCTGGCTGCTACTCCCTCAAGCATGCATCATCAAATATTAACTCCACCCTCTcatactttttgttttgttcctgtttgtgGGAATGAAAGACCTTTTGCAGGTGTCTGCAGTGGGTTTGAGGAACAGAAAGAATGCAGGATGTGTTTTTCTGGGGCCGAGTTACATGAAACGTCTCTCTCTTTGCTCAGGCCATCGTTACCGGTCACAGCTGGGTCCCCTGAGGAGCTCCTGCTGGCGTTAGCCCCTCAGCTCCGTCCACTCACTGTCCAGGTGGAGGTGAGTGGGTATCAGGCTCTGTTTGCTGGTCTGGATCTGGTCCGGAGGCCCAACTTCGACCCCACGTGCACTCTGTCTGTCAGGTCAGATAAACTCCCCTCAGTCCACATTCACACCTCAGCTCCAAACCTTCCAGTCTAGGTTTTACCCTCGGGCTCATTtggtttttgtctgtttgtcaacACGTGGATTTCTGCTGTCCTCAAATCTGTGTCGTCTTTGTCCAGGTTCCACGATGAGAAGCAAACTGCGTTTCCCAGCAGCCTCAGGGACGGCCAAACGGCCAGGCAGTActtcctgaagctgctggtgCAGCAGATCCAGGACTCTGCGGTGTTTGAGGGTCCACATGGATCCAAAAATCTGGCTCTGGATTATCAgggtacagttttttttaatgctttattttattctttatttatgcCACAGTCATGCTAATTTATCCTTTCTGATTGTTGTTGAATCactaaatatcaaacaaacagtTCCGGGGcttcattttgtgtgtctgcaaaCGTTGGATCTAAAAAACAAGCTTGACAGGAGAATGTGTGCAGCCGTACTCTGACCCATGCGCAGCAACATGCTGGAACgggaggtggtgaactgaagcagattattgatccacttcatcatttacattaaaaccaacaatgtTATTCCTGCTACAATAAGAGTTCAAATATTCTCTGTAGCAATGTtgaccacagctgctgcactggTGTGATGTAGTGCAGCTGGAGCGTCCAACGCAGCGGCTGCAGGTCCAGTCTCATCCTGGTCTTCTTTATCGTGTGTGTGGCGTGCGCTCTGCGTGATGACCTCTACTTTGACGTCGGCTGCCTGctggctctctctctgcttcacgGCGGTCCACCTGTCAGCTTCTTCTCCCGCGGGCTCTACCAGTGTCTGTTCAACTACCCACCAAACCGCCCCCTCACTGTCGCACACATGACCCCCGACGCACACTTCACACGCCAAGTCAGCAGGGTGAGCAGCACCGAGAGAAACCACGCCTTGTTATTGCAGCACAAACGTTCCAGGTTTTCTTTTCGTAATTTGAAGTGAAGCGATTTGATTGGCTGCTTTCAGATCAAGGAGGCGGAGTCTTTAGACAGCCTGAAGGAAGCCGTGACTTCCAGTTGGGAGTACCTGGAGATGGCTGGTTGCAACCGGCCAATCCGGAgcctggaggagagggaggcgcTGGTGGAGGATTTGGTCAGCTTCAGTTTGATCACCAGGATGCAGCTCCCACTGCAGAGGTAGAGGCAGAGTGTCCATGAAGTCATTCATTGTGTGAGATTCTTCTAACGGGGTCACGAGAGCCCTTTTCAGACACGTCCTGtgtctccagagtttgtgtttcacacatgaacatcGCTgagggaggttctctgcacagacgcgttcacaacagcaactaATCCTCCGCAGCATTCAGGCGAGCGGTggtggagcaggaagaggaggacgtaAAAACCTCTAGACGTCTTCGTCAGTGTGTAACACGGCTTTTTCAGAATGAAACATTTAGCAAAGCGTCTTATGGCGGTCGGTGTATCATTATTGGAAATGCTTTACTCCCTAACATCAGAATATCAGGTTATTCAGGATAGAATCGAAGTCAAAGTATCTGACCTGTAACGTCTGTTTGTTTCCCTCCAGGTTTCGTGAAGGTTTGCAGACGTTAGGCGTCTTTGATCAGGTGACCTCCGTGtaactcacttcctgtttaacgCTCACAGTTCATCAGCGTCACTGACCGTCCTGAATCCAATCTGATCCAGGTGCAGCTTTTCCCGTCCGTGTTCTACGGCGTTTTCTGCGAAGCAGCGGGTCGTCTCACGGCTCAGACGGTCGGTCAACTCTTCATCATCAACTtgtcagagcaggaggagaagctggacAGGGAGACGCCCGTCGTCACCTTCTGGAGACACCTCCTGCTGGAGTGTGAAGGTACACACGGGTTTTATACCTCATCAGAACTAATTCACTGTCACTGAgtttaaagttatttataactccttctcctcctcctctcctctcttctcctcatctcctcatcttctcctcctcctcctcctctccttccccccatctcctcctcctcctcttcctctcctcttcttcccctcttattctcctcctctcttcctcctctcctcctccttctcttcccctcctcctctccttccccccatctcctcctcctcctctccttccccccaCCTCAGTTGGAAGGAGCTCCATTTCCTTGCAGGACCTCCTTCTCTTTGCCACAGGAGCTGAGGAGCCTCCAGTTACCggcctcctccatcctccctccatctccttcctccaccccttcagctcctcctcaccAGGAGTGGAGGAGATGGGCAGAtcaggggaggaggagtggagtgaTGGGGGGCTCTTCCCTCAGAGCGAGCCCAGCTCCAAGCACCTCCTCCTGCCCGTCACCTCCTCCTACCAGTCCTTTAAGAGCTGCATGGAGCAGGCCATCAGCCACCACGTGCACCTCCTCCCTGCGGAGCGTTAGAGTTGTTTCGATCTTTCTCTGAAAATCGCCACGTTGCTAAATAATGAGCAGGACATTTACAGCAATATCTGATTTTTATATATAACGTAAAGATTAAAGATGAGTTTTTCAAGTGATGACCTCATCGTTTCAGTTCCAGTCACATTAACTCAGAAATGtataattgttttattacatGATTTCATCCCctcagtttttatatatatttttatcccTTGTTTCTCTGGTGAAGCTgataaatgaaatgtctgttCGGACGCTGCTCAGACTTTAGGTGacattaaaaaactatttgtcttttctattaAATATCAAACACGTGGTAAAATTATcctattttatattttgctAAATATCTTTCATCTTTCACGGAGGTGATTTTCTAACTTTGCTCTTAAGAGTTACTTTTagtgcagttgtgtttttattgtacatacttgagcttttatttgtttttcttggtgTTTTTCTCTCGTTTgacgttttctttctttgactttggaagataaataaaaagtgaaatgttgaGTTGATTGACATCGAACAGTTTTCAAAGTCACTGTTTCGCTGCCACAGatgtttcatcttttatttaaaggggacatatcatgaaaattccactttgttagtgcttctacaggttaatgtgggtatctggctcatgtctaccaacccaaacactctggggaaaaaacactcacgcgttttgttatagttcctctaagtcagaaacgtcatgcttgagtgactcgaatgagcttcctgggttttgtgtcgtaacaaggaactggaagtctccctacatggtcttggcccaccccccacatCATCCCCcctgcccccccacactcgttagccgcctggctgttcacacgggacgagcatttctccgctggtcagccccatagactgtatatataaggtcagcccgcgattctgctttctccgcttgttgttgtacccgttgaatgtcggggttcgggggtaaatgatggtcttcatagcccccccacctctctttctctctctgtctgtctgcttgtgtgcttgtagtagggatgggcagagggggacatttaattatgtgatttggaaaattaaaaaaaaaagggtgctgtttgaaatgatccttgtggtatttggaccaaagtatgttacagacatttcattaagaccccaaggaaccatatcaacttgtggtaaaatgggcatgctatgtcccctttaaagggtttttaaataaaatttcaaaataaaatgactgatACCCTGTTATTTCTATCTTTCCAGAATTCAGGGGTTTGATTGAAATGCTGGTTTATTAAAGGATGAGTTTGTTGATCGGAACAaatcaaagtgttttgtgtgattttctGTCAGGAGTTGTGCTGCTGGATTAGAACTTTAAGACATTAGCTCATAGGATTCATTTACCGGAAGTGGAATATCACTAAGTATATTCTCATACTCAAGCTACATTTTGAAGTACTtgtatatatttgatttgtgtgATTATTATTGTCACTTTTATTTGTTAGTTAAACACATTAGAATGTAATAAAGAGTGAGAGCTCTGAACGGgcagacagcagcagagtgagaccTCTTTCCACTTCTCTCATCTTTGACGGACTGGTctcagaaaacagcagcagagtgagagctCGTgccttttccctcctctctgaccgaCACGTCATCACAACATCATCCAAGATGGCGGCCTCGGTGCGGGAGAAGCAGACAGGTCCGTTAAACGCTTTTCTCCGGTTCCGCTGATTTAACGCGGTGACGGTAACTAGTCGCGCGGCCTTAACGAAGCCGGTGGTTTGTTCTAGACCTCCCGGCCTGAACCAGCTGACTCAACCAGCTAACTACCTGCTCCGCATCCTCTGAACGAGCAGCCGGTCGTTAactagtgtttgtgtttcaccaCAGAATCAAACAGCTGATCGTCGCCTCCTCATTCAGACTAGTTAACGAACCGCACAACTAGTTAACTGACGAGCTAACCGGCTCATAGCTGCTGAGGGAGGAACGAGCAGGCTGAAGCTAACCCgctgctaacagctaacagcgCTCCACTTTGAAACGTCATCTTTACTCCGTTTGAATCTAAACATGTTTCTGAGCGTCACTGTTATCAAAGCACGTGATCATTGGAGAACTGGCTTTGATCTGGTCTTTGATTTAACACCAACATGTATACCAGAGTCAGACCCTTCACGTTAGGCAGCGAATATGACGTCATATTTGTATGAAGACATTAGATATTGAGATGATTGACTGATGATCTGTGTTGGTACCTGCAGTCGCCCTGAAGCGAATGCTGAACTTCAACGCTCCTCCTCTGAAGAACTCAGCTGCTGAGCCAGTATGGAAGGTATCACATggcaacacgcacacacacgttacacatGGGGCGGCCATGGTTACTGTGGTTACACCGGCACGTCAAAGTCACGCCCTCAGCACCGGGAAGAAGTCAGAGCAGTTTCCTCCATGTTGACCAGCAGActaacacaactgtgtgtgtgtgtgtgtaggtgctgATATACGACCGGTTTGGTCAGGACATCATCTCCCCCCTGTTGTCCGTCAAGGAGCTGAGGGACATGGGCATCACCCTGCACCTGTAAGAGACTCACACACCAACTCACTCTGACCGGAACCTAAAACCAGCAAAGGGTTTTCAGACCGTAAATAACAACTGTCCGAGACTCTGAGTACAgaaagtgaagtgtgtgtgtgtgtgtgtgtgtgtgtctgtgtagtcTGCTACACTCTGACAGAGATCCTATCCCAGACGTACCAGCCATCTACTTCGTCATGCCCACAGAGGAGAACATTGACAGGATAtgccaggtacacacacacacacacacacacacacacacacacacctggtgtAAAATCCTGACAGACAGCTTCTCaacgtgcttgtgtgtgtgtgtgtgtgtgtgtaggacctGAGGAACCAGCTGTATGAGTCCTACTACCTGAACTTCATCTCTGCCATCAGTAGAAGTAAACTGGAGGACATCGCCAGTGCAGCTCTGGCTGCTAATGCTGTCACCCTAGTCACCAAGGTTACCATGGTTACGCCCATCATTTCATTAGTCCGACTGATTAGTGCGAACCCTCAGTCTGGAGtacagactgtgaataaagatggacgacatgacagctcccaatACAGAGGCCAAAgggtcttgatcgccccctggtggctgactgcagtatagctcattaACAtgctccatgttagcagatgggaccaaacaaaataaatcatagTAGacgttaaaaaaatgtttgtaacgatgtttctgtcatttcaggtcgttcttatctcactgatgtttgttcaagtgtttctgatcagtttgggtttaatttgttatttaatgatataaaaacaagctgagacgacttgattgacagctgagactgacccctgattggttgagagcgGTGTGGGTGGGACCACGATACCTCGGCTCCACTCCACCATCACTAccgcacagactctgactgtaaatcaccacaagatggcagcgtttgtgtGCAGGATagtttgtcttcatgtttgtacaacaggaggaagtggagacgtgtcggccatctttatttacagtctgtcaCTAGTTTCCTGGAGACGCTGACAACGGCAACAAGGGTCTtcacatgttcatgtgttttcattgagaCAAACTGGTCTGAATCATGGAATCGAACAGATTCTAGTGTAGTTTTGTTAACATCGTCATTGGACCAGTGGTCACGTTACTGTCTGATCATTTCAGGTGTTTGATCAGTACCTGAACTTCATCACCCTGGAAGACGACATGTTCATCCTGTGTCACCAAAACAAGGAGCTCATCTCCTACcacggtaacacacacacacacacacacacacacacacacaccattagtGTTGACAACTATGCTCATAATCACTTAATTGTTTCAAGCCATAAACAGAGCAGACATCCAGGACACAGACATGGAGGCCATCATGGACACCATCGTGGACAGTCTCTTCTGTTTCTTCGTCACTCTGGGTGAGTTTGTTTCTGAGGGTGAACATACACCAGGGGTGGCTCGGTGGTACAGCGGTTAGCCTCACAGAGGGTTCTGGGTTCAAACCtgcctcccacagtccaaagaagTGCAGCTTAACTGGAGACTCGAAATGACCCGTGGGTGTGAATGGTTATTTCTGTGTCGGCCCCACAGACCATAAATACAGATGGTCGACATGAGGAGCCAAAGAagggaccttgataccacggctccactgCAGGTTTTACGATCTGATCTCAAGCTGAAGTAAAAGAAGGAAATCTCAGTATGTTACTGGTCGAGTCCACTAGAGGGAAGTGTTCACTTTAGTTTGTATTTAATCCAGGACCAGAATGATTGTTCTGATTTAGTCTCAGtttaaaaatgtccaaacaaaGAAGAATCAGATTATTTGAGTCCAGAACAGGTTCCAGTGTCCAGGCTGATTTATATTCATGTGTTGTTCAAcctccaacacaaacatgaacgtCTCAGACAAAACCTTTGTCTCTGCGCTGTctcctttatttaaataatagaAGATGTAGCTTCAGCTTCGagttctttatttcattttaaatatttgcatgTGTCCAATGAGATGAATCTTTTTTTCTACATGTGTGTTGTCACATGATCAGGAGCGGTGCCGATCATCCGCTGTCCCAGAGGAAACGCAGCAGAGATGGTCGCTGTGGTGAGTTGAACGATATTTAACATCATCCACTGAACAGCCCACATCTGGGTTAGGGTTGATGATTCATACACTTTAATACCATAAtgacatatttaatatttctgccTGTCAGGATGTTGACAGCGAGCAGAACTCATTCATACTAATAATGGTTTGTTATGAGTTAATAATACATCTAACTCACAGGTTTATAtaatacaagtgtgtgtgtgtgtgtgtgtgtgtgtgtgtgtgtgtgtgtgtgtgtgtgtgtgtgtgtgtgtgtgtgtgtgtgtgtgtgtgtgtgtgtgtgtgtgtgtgtgtgtgtgtgtgtgtgtgtgtgtgtgtgttgtagaagTTGGACAAAAAGCTCCGTGAGAACCTGCGAGACGCCAGAAACAGCCTCTTCACTGGAGACAACATGGCCGCTGGACAGTTCAGGTACTTCACACCTGTAACTGAAGAATGAAACTGAATGACACGGCATCAAACTCTtcttcccatgatgcattgctctgtctctgtgtgtaacCGTACCCTTTGACTCCAGTTTCCAGAGGCCTCTGTTCGTTCTGGCTGATCGTAACGTGGACATGGCCACGCCCCTCCACCACACGTGGACCTATCAGGCGCTGATCCATGACGTCCTGGTGAGTTTGTATTGATGCATAGAAGAAGTTGCAGAAGTTTCTCTCTTTGcaacatgaatgaaaagtttttacatcatttgtttttgaaGAAAGAAACTGATTCACATTGTCCTTTGCTCGTTCAcatcaacagtgtgtttctgataataatatgaatgtgtttcctctgtcgGTGCCACTCATCAACTCACCTCACAAAGGGTGGGtccctgtgacctctgacctccctgctCCGTCAGCAGCTTATTGATTCCTGAGTAACGTGTAcatctgtaaaaacacacaaatatatcttttgtatttttagagtAATTTTCTGAAAGAGatcaaacaaacaggaggaaacagagaaatcaTTGGGAACTATTTTCAGCGGTGGATTATcctcattttgtgtgtgtgtgtgtgtgtgtgcgtcagggATTctgttgaaacacacacagtaactcaTGCAGAGCCAAGGTGCTGTCAGCCGGTGAGGTGCTGAGGTTCAAACTGACAGCCCTGGAATGCAGAGCTACATGGACGTGTTATGATGTGTTATGATGTGTTATGATGTgttatgtaacacacacacaccacttacTGA of the Hippoglossus stenolepis isolate QCI-W04-F060 chromosome 10, HSTE1.2, whole genome shotgun sequence genome contains:
- the g2e3 gene encoding G2/M phase-specific E3 ubiquitin-protein ligase isoform X1 — translated: MKKVRSSRLQDAGNMGEDCCVLCRLSDDDPAMFGEKVTVKELKLTVHYFCLLTSCGVYQRGQDNEGVFGFLVDDIKQEMRRSARLTCCSCKKKGACVGCYVRSCRRTVHFPCGRKKKFISQFSGLFPSYCPDHSPTQSLCVGSDLSLPQSCSVCLDTIDPVLSYSVLKCPCCHASWFHRECVQRQAHSAGLFFFRCTLCNNKESFQEEMLRMGIYIPERDASWELEANAYSELLEVYNHCDAVTCLCNDGPTHSAKTGWFEVIRCRLCGSRGTHRKCSGLKLHTRDWACSDCTQATDGKASLVASPQSAPRKSLLSKRHLSPIHSSISCKRPSLPVTAGSPEELLLALAPQLRPLTVQVEVSGYQALFAGLDLVRRPNFDPTCTLSVRFHDEKQTAFPSSLRDGQTARQYFLKLLVQQIQDSAVFEGPHGSKNLALDYQALRDDLYFDVGCLLALSLLHGGPPVSFFSRGLYQCLFNYPPNRPLTVAHMTPDAHFTRQVSRIKEAESLDSLKEAVTSSWEYLEMAGCNRPIRSLEEREALVEDLVSFSLITRMQLPLQRFREGLQTLGVFDQVQLFPSVFYGVFCEAAGRLTAQTVGQLFIINLSEQEEKLDRETPVVTFWRHLLLECEVGRSSISLQDLLLFATGAEEPPVTGLLHPPSISFLHPFSSSSPGVEEMGRSGEEEWSDGGLFPQSEPSSKHLLLPVTSSYQSFKSCMEQAISHHVHLLPAER
- the g2e3 gene encoding G2/M phase-specific E3 ubiquitin-protein ligase isoform X2 — protein: MFGEKVTVKELKLTVHYFCLLTSCGVYQRGQDNEGVFGFLVDDIKQEMRRSARLTCCSCKKKGACVGCYVRSCRRTVHFPCGRKKKFISQFSGLFPSYCPDHSPTQSLCVGSDLSLPQSCSVCLDTIDPVLSYSVLKCPCCHASWFHRECVQRQAHSAGLFFFRCTLCNNKESFQEEMLRMGIYIPERDASWELEANAYSELLEVYNHCDAVTCLCNDGPTHSAKTGWFEVIRCRLCGSRGTHRKCSGLKLHTRDWACSDCTQATDGKASLVASPQSAPRKSLLSKRHLSPIHSSISCKRPSLPVTAGSPEELLLALAPQLRPLTVQVEVSGYQALFAGLDLVRRPNFDPTCTLSVRFHDEKQTAFPSSLRDGQTARQYFLKLLVQQIQDSAVFEGPHGSKNLALDYQALRDDLYFDVGCLLALSLLHGGPPVSFFSRGLYQCLFNYPPNRPLTVAHMTPDAHFTRQVSRIKEAESLDSLKEAVTSSWEYLEMAGCNRPIRSLEEREALVEDLVSFSLITRMQLPLQRFREGLQTLGVFDQVQLFPSVFYGVFCEAAGRLTAQTVGQLFIINLSEQEEKLDRETPVVTFWRHLLLECEVGRSSISLQDLLLFATGAEEPPVTGLLHPPSISFLHPFSSSSPGVEEMGRSGEEEWSDGGLFPQSEPSSKHLLLPVTSSYQSFKSCMEQAISHHVHLLPAER